The Plasmodium berghei ANKA genome assembly, chromosome: 12 region TCGCATTTTAGATCAATTAATTTCGATGCAAGAAAAATTAccttttattaaaaaaaacggaAGAACACAATCagaattaaaatttaataataatgaagaaccaaatatttatagtaatatgttttatcataattttaaatattatataccgactagaaaaacaaaatcaAATATACCTAATAAAATGGATAATCCCAATAATGACACAAAGCATGTAGACGACAGTggtattaatatttattataattctAGTTTAATAGATATTAATGACACAACTGATATaagtaatatttttattgatgAAATTAAATCAAAGGTATCTCGTATAAATTCTTATAAAATAGGTAAACAAGTTTTCACCACATATGGTAACTATGGAAAGGATGATCATGATTTGGAATTAAAAGACACATTTGATGAACTCAATTATTCACGTTCAAAGATActtaataattatgttgataataaaaatgaaaaaactAAGAATGAtctaaacaaaaataaaaaagtaaaagaATCCCAATTAAAGACAAATAatgaagataaaaataaggaTGCTCATGTTAGTAATATTGAATCTTCATCCATAAAAGATAATATCAATAAATCTGAGCTAAAAAATtcttcaaaaaatatagaaaatatttcaaataaaaaaggaagttataataattttataaaggctaatatttatgataaCGACAATGTTGCAACAAATGATGATTTAAATAACCAATCTTCATCTTTGACTAATGAAGATGATGAAGATAATGACGATGATGAAGATAATGACGATGATAAAGATAATGAcgatgatgaaaaaaatagctcCATGAAAGAATTATTAAAGTTAACAAATTCTAAGAAAgttaaaaatgatatgaAAAGTATAAACGGTGAGAAGGTAGAtgaaacaaatttaaataaaataataagtgCCAAGCATTTgatactattttttaaaagcaCAGAAATATGGAAACCACTTGCTTATTGTCAAAATCtggaatatataaataaggCTCTTGGTGATATAAACTACAacgaaaatattatatttatagaaGATTTTGAAAACAATCAGGTGACTCTTTACTTTTCTGGTAATTCTCGAaatcaaattaaaataagtatagattattttatatttttactagAAAAAGTATCATTAGTAAATTATGTTGAAGACTTATGTAATAACTTTGATTTAGATGTAATTTCAAAAAGGAAACTTACAGGCTCAAATATAATTACCTCTTCATCTATGCgattatttttagaaaaaaatataacaaattttaGTGAACAGTTTTTacaaagaaataaatatgcaaatgaattatatagTTTATCTACATCAAACCTTTTTTCATCTAAAAGAGACATAGTTTTAACGAAAAAATCATATAacaatatcatttttaatgaaaaggATATCTTTGATATATTCAGATTATATTTGGATGAATTCATAACAGAAAAAATGATTGAAGAAACAGTTTTAATTCCTTTTGCTTTTATAATTCATAAAGAGAATATATCTACACATGGAAATCCaacattaaatatatatagtaatggccatataaaaaaaatcaataaaggtgcaataaataaatatatgttttatggttacaaaaatattataaataatatgccCAATTTTTATGCCGATATAATTCCAAATGTgcctataaaaaaagataatttaaaagaataCACGCTAGTTATATATAGTGATAACCCAGCTATGACAAATATAGTTATTAAAACAACAATTAATGTTATCAATATAGCCTTTTTGTTAAGCATATTGGAAGTAGTGTTAGATACAAGGGCAGAACAGCAATTCTTTTCACATGAAAACAAATTCTTTCCattaaattcatttattattctaaatgaagatattaattatttgttCTTTAATTATATGCCTAATGAAAATGGATCAGAATACcaattataatatacacCCCCAATTTGGTCCAACCCAATGCAATAcgaattttataaaattatataaattataagataattttttatgtattctCAACAATAATAGAAGAAcacatatttatgaatatgTTTTAAGAAGGATCTCAGTAGGCATCATTGAAAGCTCTGTGCTTTTTTTTCCGTTTTGTCTTTCATTTTAAATTGTCATACTATATgctatttatattataaggttaggataaataaatggtaatataatataatataataataaatataagttATAGATATCGTTTTATACCCcttcctttttatttaaaaattttgtgttcaaacatttttttcgtaGAATTTTTAGTAAACCTTtgtttttatcattatcttttttatttgtttggaattctttaatttttttgcataatatttgacttattatttattaactttaataaacattttttattttaaatatttcatctAAGTAGCAactattttgtaaaattatatcGTACTGATACATATGTGTATATGCgcgttattattattcggGCATATAAATGGTTATAAATTATACTAAATATAGCTTTTATGgaaatcataaaatatattatcattgaTTCATATTGTattctataaaaatataaatttatatctttatagactacataaaataaaaatgcagaaaaaataatttcaaGGCAAAACATCTTTTATGATCATGTTGGAGAATAAATGGGCTAATGATATAGTTcctaataaattaattatttatttatattttgtatacattaattatatttttttatgtaaaaaacgaaaaagaGGGAAGACAAGATTCGTAAGTTcgtatatttttagatacctgaaaataatttattacaaatatatttctccCCTTTATATAAAGACAAAAACGGTGTGAAGATccaaatattaaaattaaagaaaatatacagaatggaaaaaataataagaaagtaaataataaaaatagaaaaataaataagaataGACAAATAtctttaataataaaaaaaaactgaaATATATGTTGATGTTCAAGTACTcgaaattattattttgttcgCGCTTGTTTATACTCAAACGCATTGAAACGccaatataatatttgaatggagtaaaaaaatatacaaataaaaatatatggaaaGAGGGAATGCATAAGATTCACAAATACAAAAAGGATTTTagcttttttattattctctTTTTATAAGCCAttctttaatatttcatttagaaaaaatgaaaaataaattgataAATTTAAGATCGAagcacatatataaattgattattattatttttttttgtattattttaaagtATTATAAATGGTGTGactttaaaaataaagtattTTTCATTCAATTAGTGTATTCTTTTGCGAAAAAAAGTGTCTGTACTTCATCATTGGATGATTCAACATGTCACACAGTAACTTTTGGTGAATTGGATGTTTCTAATAATTCGGTATGTATTTGAGATATTCTCGATTATCATTTTCCATACGTATGAATATATGCATGGTATGATATTTGATTACTTTTTAGTTTAATTGTAATGGATATAAAACCATATTATAACATCCAGTTAATGCGTATAAGCATTTATgtagtttatttttattgctAACTCGAATATGTAGATATATCCAGAtgtttcttttcttttcgTTTTAGGTAGTGAGATTAAAGGTGATGAGAAAAGGAGGAAAAGGGTATTTCCTGACAATTCGAAGAGATTACGTAACTGTctcatattatttgaagTATGTAAAGGACATTCCTTTAGAATTTAGGGAaattatagatatatttaataaccATAAATTTGAGCAATACACACAAGagcaaataaataaatatacatatacatgTAATGTACGTAAAATTGAAGATATAGataaatatgatgaaaaaaatccAACTAAATTTCATGAATATACACGAGGAGAAGCATGCAGATGCCaaacatataattattttaaagatgatgaatttataaaaagagcgaaattaaaatgtatttattataatatgctATTTACTGAATCAGCGACAGTATATAGTAGACATTGTCCTATTATAGATTTAATGCATTTTGCAGTTTATGATATAGAATATCCACCAATATTTAATACAATTGTTAATATTACAATAGAAGAGTATTATTACAATGATGTATCATCTGTTTTGAACAATAAATCTGATTTAGTtacaaaagaaaaaaaatatcaattaAATGATACTATAACAGAAATAAGAGatgattattttgatttatggttatttttaaaaggtGAAACACATGGAAAAAGAACCCTTGTTAATTTATCAAATgattatattgttattcCATCATCACCTATTAATAACAGAGATGTTATAGCTAGTGATATAACAAGAAATTGTGGACTATCACAAAATTCACCATTATTAAAAGGTTGCAATTATTCAAGtatatgtaatattatGCATCCATGCTTACGAAAAGCTATGATGTTaccaaaatatatgtttgaTTTAAGTGGTAAAACATGTGGAAAGTTAGGTGTATCTTTAAATACTTGGAGGAAGTCAGAAGGTAATTTTTGTGGGTCAGAAGCTGGATATTGCATATCAAATAAtctcaaaaaatattatgatattCATAATTCTGCATCTATAAAAGATGGTATTTCTCTTTCaaagtataaaataaaaaatatatataattcagAACCACAaactaaaatatatgaatccTATAAGTTGCCtgattatttaaaagataaaattaaGAATAATAATCATGCGGAAATGgatgaaaatgatttagataataaaattttttataaaccAAATGTAGCTGCACATAGCCAATTCATTGATTATAAATACAATGGAAATCATAGtgtagaaataaaattcgaAACAGATGCTATAGAAGTATATGAAATAAGACCCGTTTCCATTGCAACAATTACTCATGTTACTATACCAAATGATTGTGCATCTAATAATTCTAATTCAAATGAATGTGTCCTTATTATTCATGTATGGAATAATAGCAAATTTGTAGGTTCAAATTTCTCTTGCTCAATTGCATGCACAAATAAAGAAACTGACCAATTGGCTAGTCACATTAACCCTATCGCTCCTGTGCGTGCATTTATTGGACCAAATAAAAACTAtgctttttattttataataaaattcttaataaataaagaaattacAACATTGTGCAAAGCTATTGTAAAAGATTCTAATGGGAAAGAATGCTCTATAGAAGAATTCGAATTACAATCAAAAGAAAGTGTACATATAGTTGAGTCAGAAGTAGATGAAACAACGGACCAAGTAGTAGTAGAACATCATACACAATCACCTGATATTAAAAACCCTGATGAATATGTATGTAAATGtactattaatttattatgttatGTAATTAATTTCAAAACATGCTCTaactattatataaatacagTTAAAACGTTAATTGGGAAATTTGCTATTATAGccatattaattatattagcACCTGCCTTAATACCTCTTCTACCAttctttttaaatttctttttcctttttatatCTACTATACTTAAATTATATCAATCTATTATAAGCACAATAGGACAAATCAGAATACGAAATAATGATAAGcctattatttataaaaaaaaaattcatgaCATGAAAACCAACTACCTATCTGTTTCTTCATATTCGTCATTATCTGATTCAAGCAGTATATACTCCACTGATTCAGTATCTTCGatgagaaaaaataaaaaaaaattcaataaaaataatatatcaagcaatataaaacataaaaaaggGGGGAAAAAGGTTAAACAAAAAGAGCCAAATAGAAATTCAAATCACACTTCCCATGAATATGCAGATACATCTCCGTCAGGTAAAAGTAAAATACCCCCATTGCGATAAAATTACATGGAATAGTATTTGCAAATTTgtgaataaaattttatcattaattaagggaaacaaatataaaataaaaagagaaaaaaattataaaaaatattacataaGAAAAACGTCCtcttcatatttttcaatttttaaaatcgtTTAATATGTATCACCTTTtgtattactatttttttttatgtttaaatcgtttcatttttttaatttgtaatattttattttatttcgttttttatatttgtcctattttatcataatttttgttgTTTATAAAGCGCACATGCtatacatgcatatatttttttcgatgTATTTTTAACTATTGGATGGAGGAAACACAACATAGATATGCTTTATTATccttatgtttttttaaaaatttgtttacACATATGAAGAAAACATATTCAATAAGATAGTGTTGAAGCTAAAGCTATACACTgtaaataatcaaaataaatatgtatgcatAAAAATTTGCACACCTATATTATATAGGCCCTCTAAAAATCAAATTGTCAATAGCTtcgttttttatattttttacattttccATGTGCCGTTTTTTTACAcgttaattttaattaattatatgtaaaatTTATTCCTTTAATATGCATGCACATATctctctatatatttatatttagccattatgtataaaaatataaatcgTTTTTACATTTTGTAAACCCTTTTTACCAATTATCctttaatatataactaaaatatttcttatttACATGCCCGTTATTGagttaaataaaatttatgaaatcgttttttttttttgagttaaaattatatgaaatagGAAATGAGTTCACATTTTAAgtaaaacataaaaagtGTAATTTTACGTTTCTTTTttcgtattttttttatgttttttcttGTTTGTGACTTAATGTATCTAAGAAGTTttcattgtttttataGGAGGTTATCAGCATGTATATTGTGGGTAAtatcatattataaaaGGCTATGTACAATTTCCAAcatctttttatattatttgtgaGACTCTTTATtgtgttatttttttattatacaatcattttttgtactacttttttaataaattaaatgaaaatatataatataaatgtgcATAAGcacatattataaatatatacgtatttatatttacatttttaatgcagaattatatattgtgAATATTTCGtatgaatttttatacacctcttttttttcattcaCTCATTCATACATTATAAcgtattattattctatttttcatgttcttttatttatagctgatttaaaaagaaaatatactTACAATACTAGTATATACGttatattacatattttatattgtttaaccgtgtttttatttatgatttATACACatgtgaatatatataattatttattacaaaCAAATACATGTTTACATGCATATGTGCAGTATGtaaagttataaaaaattgaataaatgatatataataaaagggaatgaaaatattatgattagacagataaatataatttctttaattcattatgtattttatgcatttatttttttacttaatacataaaaaaaattctatGTTATTTTAGTAAGTGTTATTAAAAAGAATTATAACAagcataaaataaaaaaataaaatataataagtaattgaaaaaaaaataataaaaacaattgatatcaaaataacgtataataaatatataatatatttataaatgaattaaagaaaataataaaaggacaaaaataaatgggGCATATAAtgacaaattattttaagaCGATTcatgttaaaaaatttgcAGCTTAAgatacatattatatgaaagaaatattatttgggTGCCTTGCGCATATCtacattatattatatttctataCAGTTTTAATTGTGAAATGCTTGTATTTGAAGTACAAtcttcataatatatatcaatatatatacattttgtattatttcttttattaaaatatttattgtttatataattttttattatgttcacatatttttctacATTTTATTGATTTCAATCAacgatttatttttactattttcatGATTGTAATTCGGTTTATctcttcatttttatttccattacttattcttcatttttattatttttatttacctatttttatactatttatttatcttttttcCGTCAAGATTTTCTCTTTACAATAATTCCTTCCATATTATATCTCAGGGCTGAAAATGACTAAATGTTTTAAAGcattatgtataaaaaataaaattacatTACATAGtcatttttcaattattCTCAAAACACAAGAAAAgctttcttcatttttgaatgataaggaaaaaaatatatgaaacaTTTAATTATGAAGCATTCATTATTCACCgttttaagaaaaataaagacAAATGACAAGAttataaaagataaaaacTGTACCCACAAAATAAGAAAAGTGaacaagaaaaaaatattgttatttaataaaatttctaaaatgattgataaaaaaaaaaatcgaaataaagaattttattttttttatttcaaagaaataaacaccaaaaaaaaacataacaaatgcataaaaatatcacatttgcatttaaaatttaaagcTATAAAAACTAAGGGTAATCAAAATAACGATTATCATGTAATGGATGATAATAGTATGGTTAAAGAAGTATTGGATTTGAAACgtttatattcaaaaaagCATATGCTGATTAATGATATAACCAAATcgatacaaaataaattaacaaGAGAATGGTGGAATGACGGagaaacaaaaatattatgctataatataaaagaaagtgcaataaaaaacatctcaattaataatttatttatgatattAAACGATATATTATGTCTGTCTTctcataattttataaatccTCAAAATCGAAGTCATTTTGCTACATATATGGTTTAcgataattttttccaaaTAATCGATTTATGTAGTAATTGGTCCTTCGGAATGGATATCAGCAACGGATGTTTCTCAAAATCAAATATGATTATCACTTTcattcaaaataataaaagtagtgaaaattattatgatgGTAACAAAACTGgagtaatatatataacactGTTAcacataataaataaaataataaaaaattgtaa contains the following coding sequences:
- a CDS encoding generative cell specific 1, coding for MKNKLINLRSKHIYKLIIIIFFCIILKYYKWCDFKNKVFFIQLVYSFAKKSVCTSSLDDSTCHTVTFGELDVSNNSVVRLKVMRKGGKGYFLTIRRDYVTVSYYLKYVKDIPLEFREIIDIFNNHKFEQYTQEQINKYTYTCNVRKIEDIDKYDEKNPTKFHEYTRGEACRCQTYNYFKDDEFIKRAKLKCIYYNMLFTESATVYSRHCPIIDLMHFAVYDIEYPPIFNTIVNITIEEYYYNDVSSVLNNKSDLVTKEKKYQLNDTITEIRDDYFDLWLFLKGETHGKRTLVNLSNDYIVIPSSPINNRDVIASDITRNCGLSQNSPLLKGCNYSSICNIMHPCLRKAMMLPKYMFDLSGKTCGKLGVSLNTWRKSEGNFCGSEAGYCISNNLKKYYDIHNSASIKDGISLSKYKIKNIYNSEPQTKIYESYKLPDYLKDKIKNNNHAEMDENDLDNKIFYKPNVAAHSQFIDYKYNGNHSVEIKFETDAIEVYEIRPVSIATITHVTIPNDCASNNSNSNECVLIIHVWNNSKFVGSNFSCSIACTNKETDQLASHINPIAPVRAFIGPNKNYAFYFIIKFLINKEITTLCKAIVKDSNGKECSIEEFELQSKESVHIVESEVDETTDQVVVEHHTQSPDIKNPDEYVCKCTINLLCYVINFKTCSNYYINTVKTLIGKFAIIAILIILAPALIPLLPFFLNFFFLFISTILKLYQSIISTIGQIRIRNNDKPIIYKKKIHDMKTNYLSVSSYSSLSDSSSIYSTDSVSSMRKNKKKFNKNNISSNIKHKKGGKKVKQKEPNRNSNHTSHEYADTSPSGKSKIPPLR